In the Manis javanica isolate MJ-LG chromosome 12, MJ_LKY, whole genome shotgun sequence genome, CCTTCTAAAACAGCAGAGCACACAGGTGACTGTGCATCTAGAGGCAAAGCCTGAGCCTGAGCTAGTCTAACCGGTCCCTGCTCTCACAGGCAAGCTGCAGAGGGCTGCCCGCCACACGCCGGTTGGAGGCGCAGTACACCGGTATCTCCAGTCTCAGTGAAACCCCCACACTGTGGCACAAGCCTTCACTGGCACCTCaaagccccagccctgcctgttcaCACTCTCAAAAGGCAACCAGTCTTTCACCAAGTAAAGCAAGACCACCAGATCGAACTCCAACTTTCTCCACCCCAAGTCGTACACTCCACTGCACCTACTCCCATTCTTCCCTCCGTGCCTCTTGTTCCAAAGGAGGAGATAACCTCGATTGACTTGTGTTCTGAAAACCATTTCTCTCACCTCTTGAGGGAAGTTGAGCCACCATTTATTCCCCCTCCGATGTTCTTTAACATCTTTAATCTCTTCTCAATCTCTCTTACTCTCTGCTCTCGATActtttccatcttaaaaaaaaaaaagttcctctcCTAGATTTCATTTCCTCCTACCTTCACTGCCAAACGCTCTGTTACCATTCATTCTTCAACTTACTGCCCCTACAATCACCAGTAACTCACAGTCCACTGCCAGAGTTCAAAGACATTATTCCATCCTCACCTTATTTGACCCCTTAATGACAGCTGACACTAATGGGAGCACTCGTGAAGTTCTGCAGGACCTGGAGCTATCCCAAAGAGTACACAAGTGAAGCCACATGTAGGGGCTAAGGCTACGGTCAGGCGTTAGCAGTTTCACACAAGAAACACTTGGAGATGCATGACTGAAAAACCCAAAAATGCTCAGGTGGTCAGAGATGAATTCCAGGGAGAAAGGACTAGACTCTGATTATAAATTAGTGCTGGAAATCTATGTTCTCAGGAAGAGCGTACAAACAAGACTGCTTGAACTAAGAGAGATAAAGGCCCCCCTGTGGAGTCACCCCTGGAGAGGCAGTTGGTGGAAGTGGAAAGGAGGCCTTTGCTTCTTCACTATCACCTGAATTTAAGAAGGAGAATTAATTCATGCattatatacataattaaaaataagttaaaaagacAGAAGATGctagtgaaagaagacagacaccAGAGTACATCCTATATAATTCTACTTACTAGAAAGCAAGAAAAGTCAAACTAATGAATTATGAAATGGATCAGAACAGCTGTAGTCCTGGGGCTGttcagagagaaaggggcaggaggGGACCTTCTGGGTGCTGCAAGTATTTAATATCTTGAATGGCCAAGAGTAGTAACACAggtatgtacatatgtaaaaatatgtcAAGCTGTACAAGTTCAAGTCttatattttactgtatataaattgtaGCTCAGTTAAAATACTAAATACAAAGAtacacattttccaaaatgaaaaaaaaaagagaagctgTGAATTGGGAGTGACCTCCCTAATCCAAAAATATGGTTAGTGCAGTGACAGTAATGAACTGAACGTTCAAATTGCACGGCTGAGACTCCAATCTGCACTGATCTCAGGCGGAACAACCGGCTTTGTGGTTCCGATTTGACCACATGGGGGAATGTGTGGGTCTGCCCGTGTGCACATGCCCATGCACTTGACACTGGAACATTGTGATGCATAAATTGGCATCCTGGCCTAGAAATTTCTGCCTCCAGAAACTCAGCTAATAGTTATTAGTACTCCTGGTCCCAAAGACTCAGACACCATCGGAACACTAAGAGAGTGTGCCACTTTTCTGACTCTGCCAGGTCCACCTGGGGGGCCTCCCAGCAGTCAGCCAAATGTGCGGACCGCTGACAGTGGCTCTCTGGCTGTGCTGTTCCAAGAGAGGGTAACTggtgggtggaggagggcaggtaACGGTCTGGGGCGATTCTCAGGAATCCCAAACTCATCTCTACTCGACCTTTCTTTTTGCCTTGACTGGGACTGAGGTCTCGCCATTTGCCGCTCTATCCACTCACTCAGTTCTCTCTGGTGCCTCTGCTTCAGCCTTCCATCCCACATCCCTTTCTCCCTGCTTGGACTTCTCAGTGTTCCCCCTGGTGTTGCCATGTTTGAGTTCAAACCACTGTACTTCATTGAGGTAACAGTTTCAGTTTAACGTGCAATTACTCCCCCTTCACCCCTACAGATTGCACACATTCTGCTTCATCCAGAGTTGCTCAATTGGTGGCATGAATGACATTTGGGGTAGGACGATGCTTCATTGTGCAGGACTATCCTGTGCATTCCAGTAAGTTCAGCATCCCTGTCTCCTGTCCACCAAATGCCTACAGTACCTACTTTCAGATATTATGGCAACTAAAATAGGTCCCCTGATTTTCCAAACACCCCCTGCTGTCCTTTTCCCAACTGGGTGGCTGCTTCTGGCCTTGCATACTTCTTGGGCTGAGCTGTAAGCAATTGTCATCTTCAAAGTTCAAGACTATCAAACACTGgctcaacagaatattatttcCTTCAGGAAGCCCTCACTACTGATTCCATACAGCAGCTCACTTTCCTTTTGTACATGCTTGTAATCATGTGTTGTAATAGTTGACTTAGttgtcccctttctcccaccacaaAGCTTAGTCCTAATTACCAGGGAGCAAGGACTAAATCTTAACTTTATCTCTTGGCATCTCAGGCTCCACttggctcagtgcctggcacataataggtactaAACCCatgtttaatgaattaataaacaggATATTGAGCATACTTTCCCTGATGACTCAGTGTTATCATTCCCAGGCACAGAGATTTCTTCAGGGCTCATGGAGCCACATAACAGCTTTTGGCTCCATACCAAATGACCCATGATTGTCCTGCTTTATGGATTTCTGTGTCTGGATTTTGCACCATATCCCTGGTGTGTCTGCCTGCATCTGATGATCCTTCATGGCCTTTGGCATTTGAGGAGGTTCTATGTGGAGGTGGTCCGTAAATATTGGCACATGAATGCTGTACTACACTGCTTCAGTGTCCTTTTGTCTTACTTCAGGGTTCTTGCTGGGTTTTACACATTTCAAGTCCCTCTGCTGGTTAGTGAAGCAATCAGTTTCTAAGACTCCTCTGCataatcattttgtttttagaaactgTCTCAAGACATCTCGGGAAGACTTTTGAAGTAGAGAAATGTTCCTTAATAAGATGCTAGGATGCCTATTCCTCGGTGCTGGCTGGTGACAGAAGGATGAACTATTGATCTCCCAAGGCATTTTCTAAATGATTGTTGTGTCCTTGCAGTCACAAAGTTTGTGGGTCCActttttcattctgaaaaattttatgttaataaacACTGAGGTATGGATCTCAGATCtcaagatttttctcatttttggctTAGATGACtttgaatataaaaaacaatatatttcctttataattCATCCAAAAGGAAGCCCAGGACCATAAGGGATAGAGATAAACAATCATAAATGGGGAGTATAATTACtcagaaaatttccatttttattctatctttaaacatttttcatatacttCTTAATAAATGCTATATAACtcaatcaatgaaaaaaatttggttgtttatttttgatatttattcTTATCATATTTCTCTTTTACACAGTAATTATAACAATTTAGGAATGAAAATTATGTAAACGGAAGGCTGTTACATAGTTTTAAACATAgcttgctgcttacaagaaagtcCATAGAATCACATTCCTCCGAACATAATTTTATACCTTGTACTAAACCACATACCTTAtgggaaatatgtattaaatagaaaaacacaaaaaaatgacatatataaataacttaacATAAAATAGAGCTTGACTCAAAAGTGATGCTTAACAAAGCAAACCATGATGCAATATGAATCAACTTAGTTAACCAGACAAGCCCACGAGGCACAAATCAGAAAAGTGCTAAATCCTCCGTGATGTGCAAGTGAAGCCAACAGCTTCAGTGAAGTTCCTTTTATTCCTGGGCTGTGTCCAATTCCATTCCAGACAACATTGTTATTACATCTTCTTGACTCTTTGGctgtaaagagaaaaagaagaaaccaataagcGAACAGGGGGAGACTGGCTTTCGAGAATAATGGCATCAGTACTGAAAGGTTGCCTCTATTCCCTTATCTCATCTCAGGATGCCAAGCAGCTCAGGGTCCACATGAGGAAACAGAGCTTCCGAGAGCCTGAGCCTTACCCAACATAACGCAGCTAACTAGTGACAGAAACAGCATGTGAACACTTAGATTGTGTCTTTAAATCCAGTGTCTATGGTACCTGGGGTTACGTGACTTCTGTCCTTTGATAAATTGTTGCTCCCTATTATCATCAATGTAAATCAGAGCCATTGATCTCTTTGGAACTGTTTTTCAGTTTGCAGCAAACAAATGCCATTATATAAATAGGAGGCATTTTTGCAAGAAGAATTAAGTAGCTCATGCCTATCAAATCATAGGCATTTGAATcgaatgcataggaatcaaatagATCACGTGAAAATCACTAACTTGAAAAACTTAAATGATCTATAAATGGAGTTTTGCTTTCATGGGCCAACTCAAATTTCCCCTTTAAAATTCCATAGTGTTTAGGCTAAAGAATCGGAGGAGCCCATAACCCACCACTCTACACACTGCCCCGCCACACATACTTAAAGAGAGGCTGATTGACAGTGAATGTTCCGCACCTGAGGATATGCACAGCTTTCTTCACCCAGATCTTCTTTGGATCTGCACACACAGCCAGTCTTTTCTTGGTGTAGAagctgaaaaatcagaaaatttgatTTGTGTTTAAAGTGCTTTTAAATGGCTTTCTTCACAGGACATGCAATGGAGATTTCATATTCCCACTGATTGCTCTACACAATGAACATTTCATTTAttccagaggagaaagaaaaaatgccaaaaaagaaaatgtttctgataAAGCTTGATGccagaaatgaaaatgattccTCCTTTCTCTGTAATTtagcaaatagttgtaaaatggCAGGAAAACAAAGTCTCAGGATTGTTATTTAATTGTGTTGCTTGTGGTTACATGAAATACATATGTATCTGATCAATAACACATCATTCCAAAACACAGCATCCTATGTAAATCAAGAATATTATATATGACAGTCCAACTGCTCTGAGTTTTTCCTTACAGCTTCAACCATTTTCTGGTAGAAGGCGCTCATCTCAAAGTTTATGCCTCCCGTATTCCTCTGGGATAGCATGGTAGTAGCCAAAAGTTTATCTTAGAAAGTGATTTTGCTGCCCTCAACTGTATTCCTTtgttaaaaaactaaaattttgcCTTATTGCAATCCTATCTAAGGTGAACTAGGAAGGAGGTATGTGTTCTGGAAACAAAGCTATCTTTGCCACATCGGGGTTTTTTTGAATGAAACTCCAAAAGGGCAAATTTTTTgtacctgaaattcaaatgtacTCCTGATACAACTGAATTAAAAGTTATTACTTACATGATTGCATTGATGTCACAAGCTTCATTGGCCAGCTGCTGGGTGAAGCCCATGATAAATTTGGGATGAAGGACATGTTCTGTATATCTGAGGCAGCAGTCGAAGTTGCTTGctgctaaaaagaaacaaaaggtgtTGAGTCCACAAGAACGAACTTATTCTGTGATAGGTATTATGGAACTACTGGaagtgacagaaaacagaatcTGATTTACATGGTAAATAAACTATTTAGAGGAACAGTTCCAATGTCTTTGAGACCTGATTTAACATAGTTTCcagtcctctcaaaaaaaaaaaatgatctgtgTGCTGGGAAATTTTTGTTCAACAATATGGTTTAGAAGCACATGACTTCTCATAAAAGAAGTAGCTTTAGTAAAAAACACAAACTGACAGTGTTTTATTTCAGTTCACTATAATCACTTCAGACCATGAGTATCTCTCTCTGGAAGAAACTTACAGATAACCTTCCAAAAATCACATAATGAATAAACCGGCatattttaatctattatttGGCTACTGTGgattgagaagaacaaaaaattacaaaggaaaatgtgATTTATGGAGCAGCTCATAAGGGCCACAACTAAAGTGCTTTGAAATTATAGTATGAGTTAGTAGGATTTTTAAGTTCTATTCATATAGGTTCAACATGCACATTTTCAAGAATGCAACTGGTGTTAAAAGTGATGTACTCTTACAGTATAAAGCAAAACTTGGACACTGCCCCAAGTTAAATTATAACCTGATGTAAGGTAAGGGAGAAATGTTATCTTCAAAGTTGGCAAGTGATGTCCCCAAGGCTGTTTAATGACAAACACGTCAAGTGAGTCAGGTGCCATAACCCATTCCTAAAGAGTGAGTTTTGAACTTCACTAAAGTTATTTAGTTGGTAGGTAAGAAAGTTGGGGAAATAAAGAGTGCTACCCACATTTCAGAATGACTCAGTTCCCTGGCAATGTTACACAATTTACATCACTCCCAGAGGTAGCACTTTGGCCTTGTTCTGGAGCTCGAGTCTCTAAGAGCTCACCTAGCCCCCAAATCTGCTGGGATTGACAGCAGAGAGGAAAGCCTGGTCAGCAGCAGGAACCTTGTCCTCCTCTGCTCACCAGTGAGCCGACAACTCCTATCATCCCCTTTTGAAGACTTTCTAACAAGCTTCCATCCCTTGGAAGCCCCCAGATGAGCTCAAGACTTAGATGAAAATGCAAACAGTTCTTCCTCCTGcattagcagaaggagggacacttACCTTCTGACTTGCTGCAAAGGTGCAGCAGCAGGACTGACACCAAAGCAGCTAGCAGCAAACTCTTGGTACTGCGCAGCATTTCAGCTCTGCTTGGCACTGGATGCTCAGCCCCGTGCGTTCTGCTATGTTCTGATAGCAGCCTGTGCCTGGGATGGCTCTACTTATAGCAAATATTGGGAATGTACACAGGAGGCGTGTTCTAACCTGGGTTTTCCCCATTGATCAACCTGCCCCAACATGCcgtcacaaagaaaaaaaaccacaggaAAACTTCCTGCCTTTCCCTAGTGTTGGGAAGGTGTGAAGGTCAGCGAGGGTGGTGTTTGGGATACTGAGAATGTGAAAGTCCTGTTAAGTCCTTTGCATTTGCCAAGAGGGAAAAGCAGTTCAGCCCTGTGGTTCAGAAATGGTTATCATCCAGTTTTAACTTAATCTCTTGTCTCTGAATAGAGAGAGGACAAGGGTCAACAGTGATACAAAGATCAGCCTCACATAAGAACACTACAGAACTGCTGCTGTTACACTTTATTTGCTTTCAAGAGCCAATCAGGAGGAGAAGAAGAGGCAGGCAGGATGCCAGGCATTCTTGGGCATGTATTTACGATTGTATGCTTGGTGCTCAGCTATCACCAAAGACCATGAATTATTAGGCTACCATTAACAGCAGGTAATACAGCAATGTCGTCATAACGTCCTCAATTTTAGTAGAAAACAGCAGCCCTTAAGTAAGACTCAAGCTTCAGTTTCAGCTTGATTTCATGTCAGCTCTTATAAGAATCTTCTACATTTACAGGACTTTAATCAGTATTACAGCTCAGAAAGTAATCCCCACCTGCCTTTAATTCTTCATGCTGATCTAGTTACATAACTCAATACAAAGCCTGAGGAgggttaaagaaaaaagaagaaaaccatcaGCATTAGTTAATCaactaaaataaatgtcaaataatacTGACAATGGTAGTCATGTAATATGAATCCCTAACCTATGATGGTGTAAGAAGAACTCTCCACTAGAGAGAATATCACTGTATACTAGAGACTGGGTTTGTGGGAAGGATGTGACTGTAAAGAAACAGCATACGAAAGTTTTGGGGGAGATGATGGAATTACTTTCGAACCTATTGTGGGCATGGTTATCGTATCAacatgtgttaaaattcatagaactgcGCTTCAAAGGATAAAAGTGAATTGCATgatatgatcatttaaaaaataaagtttaaaaatattgagaTCATTAAAAAGGAACTGTCCACTAAACACAGGTTGAAAGAAAATGGATCAAAAAAAGATGCTACACAAACAGtacacaaaagaaaagtggagTCACTCTGCCTGTGTCTGacaaaataatcttaaaacaaaaaatgttactagagataaagaggaagttccataatgataaagaatgAATCCATCAGGAAGATATAAAGATTATGACTATCTATATATACACCTAACAACAGCACTTTCAAATGCATGAAGCAAAGACTGAGAGAATTGAAGGGAAGAATAGACTGTTTAACAATGAAAGTTAAGTACTTCAATACCACACtttcaattatgaataaaaaaagtagaataaaaaagaagaattGAACATCACTATAAATCAATTAGACCTaagagatatctacagaacacttcaccaaACAACAACAGAATAGGCATTCTTCTCACGTGCACGTGGAAAAATCTCCGAGATaaatcatatgctaggccacagaacaagtctcaataaatttaaaaggatggaAACCATAGCAAGTATGTGTTCAAACCATAATAGAACTAAATTAGAATTCAGTAATGGAAGGAAAgttggaaaattcacaaacatGTGGATATTAAATAATACAATCCTAAATAAtgtgccaaagaagaaatcaaaaaagaaaataggaaatgctttgaaatgaatgataatgaaaacacaacatatcaaaaccTATGTGATACAATGAAAGCACTGctcagaagtaaatgaaataaggaatggcaaaataatatagaaaatcaGTGGAACcaactggttctttaaaaagaggAACAATATTAACAAGCTTTAAGTAGACTTGCCGAGGAAATGACAGTGAGGGTGGAGAAGACAGATTGTTAAACTGAGGAATGAACGAGTGGCCTTCACTATAAGAAATAAAGAGGAGTAAAAGGGAATtctatgaacaactttatgccaataaattacaTAATATAGGTGAAAGGAACATATTActagaaagacacaaattactgaAACTGACTTCAGTAAACATGGAAAGTTTGAATAGTAATAGTAGATATCAAATTGGCAACTAAAAatatttctgcaaagaaaatcccagatacagatggcttcactggtaaatttcGTCGAACAttcaaagaaaacttaaaacCAATCCTgcacaaacttttccaaaaaacagaagaaggagCAGattctaactcattctatgaggaagGATAGTATTACACTGAAATCAAAATGACATAaggacatcacaagaaaagaaaactacagaccaataccttTAGGAATACAAACACAAAGATTCTAAACAAAATACTGGTAAACTGTATCCAGCAATATCTAAAAAGGAGCATGCACAATAACCAAATGAGTTTTATCctagaaaatgtgatacacaatattaacagaataaaaacaaaaaaatatgaaaatcatttgacaaactACAACACCctatgataataaaaatactcaactaGGAATATTAGAGAACTTCCTGAACCTCATCTATGAAAatcccacagctaatatcatactcaatgttGACTGAATACCTTCCCTGGAGTTTAAGATCAAAATAgggatgtctgctctcaccatttctattcaacattttgCTGGAGATTCAAGCCAAGACAATTTGGCAAGAAAAGGGGAAGGCACCcagatgggaaaggaaatagtaacTATCTtaatttgtagatgacatgatcttgtatgtagaaaatcctaaagaatccagtaAAAAACTCCTAAAATTATTAAGTGCAGCAAGATGGCAAAAttcaagatcaatatacaaaaatcacttGTATTTCTATACACCATCAATgaacaaccagaaaataaaat is a window encoding:
- the CCL20 gene encoding C-C motif chemokine 20 isoform X1, with protein sequence MLRSTKSLLLAALVSVLLLHLCSKSEAASNFDCCLRYTEHVLHPKFIMGFTQQLANEACDINAIIFYTKKRLAVCADPKKIWVKKAVHILSQRVKKM
- the CCL20 gene encoding C-C motif chemokine 20 isoform X2, with the protein product MLRSTKSLLLAALVSVLLLHLCSKSEASNFDCCLRYTEHVLHPKFIMGFTQQLANEACDINAIIFYTKKRLAVCADPKKIWVKKAVHILSQRVKKM